The Chanos chanos chromosome 6, fChaCha1.1, whole genome shotgun sequence genome includes a region encoding these proteins:
- the LOC115815461 gene encoding probable G-protein coupled receptor, whose translation MSVSEMPGTSVLNETALNDTFSDKHHVTPSMQLGSMSNPQTRFRDLTGLVAMVTLNAVALFANTAVLVVVIRASQLRKFVFVCHLCAVDLLCATLLMPLGIVCGSPFFAGIIFSVLECRLYVFLNAFLVSASIFTVTAISVERYYYIVHPMRYEAKMTPRLAAVVMAMVWAASTLLGLATVFGWPGYGHLSSISATNCSLHWSHSGHRRVFTILFSASCFCLPATVILAVYCNVYKVARVAARQRGPLPSWAAAAAHPKHRSDSVNSQTTIITTSVRARRNGASGKRKRRTLVGGKAALTLAVIVGQFLVCWMPYFAFHLHLSLGFSHGGADEAEGPVTWLAYSSFAVNPFFYGLLNRQIREELCKLLWCCRSPTRLVRSGQSGHEGSGQEDFLQFLQRSSCVETTRSSYHTATPRTTLDQSGFRIPGQIPEEVT comes from the coding sequence ATGTCGGTTTCTGAGATGCCTGGGACATCAGTACTTAACGAAACCGCCCTGAACGATACGTTCAGTGACAAACACCACGTCACTCCCAGCATGCAGCTGGGCTCCATGTCCAATCCGCAGACTCGGTTCAGAGACCTGACGgggctggttgccatggtaaccctGAACGCAGTGGCCCTCTTTGCCAACACCGCCGTGCTGGTGGTGGTTATCAGAGCCTCCCAGCTGCGTAagtttgtgttcgtgtgtcaCCTGTGTGCAGTTGACTTGCTCTGTGCCACCTTGCTGATGCCCCTGGGCATCGTTTGTGGCTCTCCGTTTTTCGCCGGCATCATCTTCTCCGTCCTGGAATGCCGTCTCTACGTGTTCCTCAACGCCTTCTTGGTGTCCGCCTCCATCTTCACCGTCACTGCCATCAGCGTGGAACGGTACTACTACATAGTGCACCCCATGCGTTACGAGGCCAAGATGACGCCGCGCTTAGCGGCGGTCGTCATGGCGATGGTGTGGGCGGCCTCCACCCTGCTGGGCCTGGCGACCGTTTTCGGCTGGCCCGGCTACGGCCACCTCAGCTCCATCAGCGCCACCAACTGCTCCCTGCACTGGAGTCACAGCGGACACAGACGGGTTTTCACCATCCTGTTCTCCGCCTCCTGCTTCTGCCTCCCGGCCACCGTCATCCTGGCCGTCTACTGCAACGTCTACAAGGTGGCACGAGTCGCCGCCCGACAGCGAGGGCCCCTGCCCAGCTGGGCGGCCGCCGCGGCCCACCCGAAACACCGCTCGGATTCCGTCAACAGCCAGACAACCATCATCACCACCAGTGTCAGGGCGAGGAGAAACGGTGCCTCtgggaaaaggaagagaaggacTCTGGTTGGGGGTAAGGCGGCTTTGACTCTGGCTGTGATTGTGGGCCAGTTCTTGGTTTGCTGGATGCCCTATTTCGCCTTTCACCTCCACCTGTCGCTGGGTTTCTCTCACGGCGGGGCGGACGAAGCCGAAGGCCCCGTCACCTGGCTGGCGTACTCGTCGTTTGCGGTGAACCCGTTTTTTTACGGGCTGCTGAACCGACAGATCCGGGAGGAGCTTTGCAAACTGCTGTGGTGCTGCCGGTCTCCGACCCGACTCGTTCGGTCGGGTCAGTCGGGTCACGAGGGGTCGGGTCAGGAGGATTTTTTGCAGTTTCTGCAGAGGAGCAGCTGTGTCGAGACGACACGGTCCAGCTACCACACTGCCACGCCCAGAACCACTCTGGACCAATCAGGATTCAGAATACCTGGGCAGATTCCAGAAGAGGTGACTTAG